Genomic window (Bacillota bacterium):
TCCAAGAGGGTGGACGCCCTTCCGCGGCCCACCCGGGGCGGGACGTCGTACATCTCCGCGATCAAAATCAGCTGCTCGAGGCAGGTCAGCTTGCCCCACAGGACGACCTTCTGCGGACAGACCCCGACGAGTGACCGGACCTCCCGGGGAGCGGCGCCCGGGGCCGATCCGATGACCACCCGGCCCGCGTCTGGCCTGAGCATGCCGGCGATCAGGTTGATCGCCGTCGTCTTGCCGGCTCCGTTCGGGCCCAGGAGGCCGAAGACTTCTCCCGGCTGGACCTCGAAGGACAGGCCATCGACGGCGACGACGTCGCCAAAGCGCTTGGCCAACCCGTCGATGATCAGTTCGGGGGGAGGCGAGGCGAACCCGTCCATGGTCGACTCCTTTCCATTCCGGGGTGCCGGGGTTTCGGGAGGAATAGCCTTTCGGCCGGTGAACTGAGGCTGTCGGTGACCGGGGCAAGGTGTCCACAGGGACCTTCGACGCCCGAGGCCAGCATATCCTGCCGGGACTGATCGACCAGAAGAAGCTGACCGAGCACCAGTGGGCGGTGCGGCCGGGGTCCATGCCCATCAGGGGGTACTCTCCGAATGGTGACCGCGCTCAAGCCGTTCGAGTACGGCCGGGTCCTTGGTCTGTTCGAGCCGCTGGCCTACAACCTGGCCGTCCAGGCCATCGTCGGAGGGCGCGCGCCGGGGTCGGTCTACGCCGATTTCACCGACCGGCCATCGGTCGGCCTGATCTGGGATGGGAAGGCGATCCTCTTCCTGTCCGGAGAGCCCGAGGCCGGCGTGGAAAGCGGCTTTGGCGAGGTGCTCAGTGAGTCCGTCCTCCCCGAGGTGGCCGACCGCGGCCTGCTCCCCTGGCTCCGGGTGGTCTGCCCACCGGCCTGGGAAGGCCGTCTCGCCGAGGCGCTAGGGGCCGAGTCCATCGACCGGCGGATCCGCTACCACTACTCCCTGCGCGAACTGCGGGTCGATCGGAGGAAGCTCCTCCCCGCGGACTGCCGGCCGATCGCGGTCGACCCCGACCTCTTCGCCGGCGCCGGCCCGCTCGGCCTGGACCGGTTGACGGCCGAGATCCTCGGCACCTGGGGGTCGCTCGAGACCTTCTTCGAATGGGGGTTCGGTCA
Coding sequences:
- a CDS encoding GNAT family N-acetyltransferase — protein: MVTALKPFEYGRVLGLFEPLAYNLAVQAIVGGRAPGSVYADFTDRPSVGLIWDGKAILFLSGEPEAGVESGFGEVLSESVLPEVADRGLLPWLRVVCPPAWEGRLAEALGAESIDRRIRYHYSLRELRVDRRKLLPADCRPIAVDPDLFAGAGPLGLDRLTAEILGTWGSLETFFEWGFGQALVAENRLVSWCLSEYNAPDECELGVETVRDRRRVGLATIATAACVDYALERGVSPKWHCWPENAGSVGVARAVGFIEDLTYQVYLPKWAEFDSRLAARGF